From the genome of Acidaminococcus sp.:
GCCTTAGCAAAAACTTTATCCCATTTCCTCGCAGATTCCGATGATGCTTCTAATCAGTATTTAGAATGGCTGCAAAAAGAAGGAAAAATGCCATCCAAGCATAATTTAACTGATTTTATTGATAAACTTAAGCAGAATCAACACTATACGAATCCAGAAGACGCAGAACTGATTACACGTTTTGAGATGCAGTCATTATCTCCCGATATTTTAATCACAAACTACTCTATGTTGGAATACATGCTGATCCGCCCTATTGAAGGCAAAATCTGGAAAGACACAAAATCTTGGCTCAATTTCTCTCCATCAAATAGGCTCTTGTTCATCATCGATGAGGCACATATGTACCGAGGCTCTGCCGGTGGAGAAGTTGCACTACTGCTCCGGCGCCTTTTCCATAAGCTTGGCATAGGACGCAATCGTGTTCAATTTATTCTCACTACAGCAAGTATGCCTCAAAAAAACAAGGAAGATATAACAAGCATAAAAACGTTTTTTAATAATCTTACTGCATCGGAATCATCAGAATTTGTCTATATAACAGGGGATCGGAAAGATTCCAGCAAATTTGCATCTCAAGAAATACCGAAGGAAAAATTTCTCGCCTTTGATTTAGAAGACTTTGATAGCTCTGAAAAAAATAAGTTCAATGCATTAAAAACATTTTGGGACGGTATCAGCGGAAACCACCAATCTTTCACAACACTTCAGGACATAAGTTCCTGGATGTATGATAATTTAACTACGTTTAAACCTTTTAATAAATTACTGACCTTATGCCGTGGATCAGCAGTTTCCTTGAATGAATTAGCACAAAATATTTTTCCTGATTATAGTCATGAAGAACAATTAAAGGCTGTGAACACCTTGCTGACAATCGCGCCGCTAGCCAAGAATGAGAAAGGATTAATCCTATTTCCTGCAAGGATGCACATGCTTTTCCGTGGATTAAAGGGTGTCTATGCTTGTGTCAATGAAAATTGTCCTCACCATGTATCTAAAGATAGGTTCACTCTAGGAGAAGTTCTACTATCCGATGATAAACTAATTTGTCCTACTTGCCACAGTCCAGTGTATGAACTCTACAACGATAGACGATGTGGTGCCTTATTTTATAAGGGGTATATCTTAGAAAATGACCTAGACAAGAAACGAGCTTATTTATGGCATTATCCAGGACAACTTATCGACCAAAGAATGAAAGCAATATATCTTTTTATTCCTCCGGAAGGATATAACCGGCGAGCAAAAAAGAATCAAGCATATCAGATTAAACCTTGCTATATGGATTGTAAAAGTGGATATCTTTACTTCGATGATTCCAAAGCGGGATGTGAAGGGTATAGAAAATTATATTATTCTGAGTATGTAGAAAATGGAAAACCTAAGGAATTCGTCTTTAAGACGTGCCCTCATTGTGAACACGCACTTATGCATACACAGTTCACCTCATTTCAGACAAAGGGCAATCAAGCATTTAACAACTTAATCGAAACACAGTTTGATTTAGAATCGCCGGTACCTGGAAAATCTCAAGACAGATATCCTAATGAGGGACGTAAAGTATTGCTTTTCTCAGACAGCCGACAGCGTGCTGCAAAATTAGCACGAGACATGTCTGAAACATCTGAAGCTGAAGTCATTCGTCAACTATTTATACTGGCAATTAAAATGATGCAGACGAATAAAGATTTATCCTTGGATGATTTATATGGATTTTTCTGTCTCGTATGTAATTCCAAACACCTTAATTTATTTTCAGGTAAAGAAAATAGCGATTTTAAAAGGCATGTTGAATATGAGCAAATAAATAAAGAACGGTGTAAAAAAAGGAACAAGGATTACGTTCCCAAAAAGAAATCAAATAATGCTATTTTCACATTCCAATGCTATTTATTGCGGCTTTTTAGTGGTGGATATAATACCTTTTATGACACGGCCATGGCCTGGCTGATGCCTCAAGAGTCTATCTGTGATGATACTGTGTTTGATATACATGAAGTTATCCCAGGCATAACAGAAAGTGATTTCATTGAGTTATTTAATGCCTGGCTCCTAAAAATTTTTGATTCATCCACTGCTTTAGGGCATACCATCAGTAACGAATGCCGTTTGGAAATCCGTCCCAGTTATGGAAAAGAATACGGACTTAAGGAAGACTGGGAGTTCAGTAATGTCATTAAGTCCCTTATGGGTTGGAAAAAGAATTCTGAAGAGCAAAAGAAAATCAGGGATATTTTTACTCGTAATTTCTTAGAAGAAGGCCCTGGTGGGAAATTATTTGTCAAGCTTGATGCCGTGACCCCTTATTTTGACCCGAATCATATTTGGTACCGATGCAAACAGTGCGCTGAAATAACCCCATACCGGCTAAAGGGTTGTTGCCCATTTTGTGGTTCTGACCAAATCCATGAACTGGATGCTACTGATAAGGAAGCGCTTAAGTTTTGGAATAAACCAATCGAAAGGGCCCTCAATGGCGAAAAAATTCAACTAATCAATACAGAAGAACATACAGCCCAGCTTTCCCATAAAGATCAACGTGACCGGCTGTGGTCAAAAACTGAAGAATACGAGCTGAGGTTTCAAGATCTAATAAAAGAGGATGAAAAACCCGTAGACATCTTAAGCAGCACAACCACCATGGAAGTAGGAATTGATATTGGTTCACTGGTTGCTGTAGGTCTTCGCAATATTCCGCCCATGAGAGAAAATTATCAACAAAGAGCCGGACGCGCTGGACGAAGAGGGGCAAGCTTGTCTACAATTGTAACTTATTGTGAAGACGGGCCTCATGATACAATGTATTTTGAAAACCCAGAGCCCATGTTTAGAGGCGATCCCAGACGGCCCTGGATTGATATTATGAGTGAAAAATTGATTTATCGTCATTTAAATTTAATTGCGTTAGAAGATTTTTGCTTTACTAAAGGTCAAAGTTTGGATAAGCTCCCTACCTCTGAGTTTATAAACTCTTATCTTGAAGAATTTTTCTCCTTCTTAAATATTTTTTCACTCCCCAAAAATTCCATATTACTTCCAAGAGGGTTCAATTTTAATATCACTAAATTTAGGAATGAGCTAAAAGAAGAAGTGACCGAACTTGAAACTCACCTAAAGAAACACCCTGAACTATACGATCAGAACATTGGACAAAATAGGTCTTCAAAAAAATCATTACTTGACGCACTGTATGAAATGGGTACCATTCCCACCTACATGTTCCCCAAGAATGTAGTTAGTACATATATAAGCGATGCAAACGGTAAAGTTAATTACGAAGTCAGCAGAGGATTAGATGTTGCTATTAATGAATATGCACCAGGCCGCTCCGTTGTAGTTGATAAACAAACCTATCAAATTGGAGGTCTCTACTATCCAGGCAGTGAATACAGACCTAAATCCTATACCAGTCCGGCTAAAGCTTTTCTAGAGGACAACAATTATGTAAAAGGCATCAAAAGATGTCCAGATTGTGGATGGTTTGGATTAGCAAGTGACGATTATAAAAAGTGTCCATTTTGCGGGAATCCTAACTTGGTTGATGATTTACCGATGGTTAGACCTTGGGGATTTGCACCGAAAAATGGTGAACCTATCCATGTTGCCCAATTGGAAGAAGAATATTCCGCTGTAGGACAGCCCATTTATTCGACTGTACCCGATGAAAATGATGTAAAAAAAGTTCCCGGAATAAAATGGATGAACTCTGCTGTTCGTCAGAATCAAAGAATCATTATGATTAATAAAGGAGTAGACAATCAAAGTGGTTTCATGATTTGTGAAGACTGCGGAGCTATTATGCCTGGAAATGACGAAAAAGCCTTAAAAAATGTAAATAGGCCTTACCATATCAATAAAAATCGTCCCTGCCACCATATGTCAACAAAGAACATTGATCTCGGATTTGATTTTATTACGGATATGTTGGTATTAGAAATTCCATTAAATCCATCCCTTATTAATGTTGATAGAAAACGGAACCTGTGGTTAAATCGGGCGGCCCAATCACTTTCTGAAGCAATCAGATTAGTTGCCTGCCAGGAACTAGATGTTGAATTTACAGAATTAGTCACCGGATATAGAGTACGAAATACAAATAATTCAACTTCTATTGATCTCTATTTATATGATGCCCTTTCAAGTGGAGCAGGTTATGCAATTGAGGTAGGAGCTAATATTGCTCATTTAATTGACCTGGTAGAAAAAAAGCTTGAATCCTGCACCTGCGAATCTGCCTGCTCAAAGTGTCTAAAGCATTATAGAAATCAGCAGATACATGGCCTTTTGGATCGTTTTGCTGCTTTGGATTTACTGCGGTGGGCAAAATATGGGAAATTACCAGATGCAATCCCTATTAAAAGGCAGCTAGAATTATTAGACCCCGTTAAAAATATCTTGGAGGATGCTAAGATAACGCTGGAAATTAAAGGCAATAAATTATATCGTGTGGACCATGATACAAAGAAAGAGCTTATTGTATATCCTGCAATGTGGAAAAAGCCAAAAAATCCAGAAATTGTATATGTAAGTGATATTTATTTGAAATACGCAAAGCCGTATGCAGTAGATATGATTTCCAATCAGTGATTTTCATTGGAGACTGTTAGTATACTATTACCTGCACCATCCACATAAAGCGCAATATTCGTAATACCTGTCTGCCGTCAATTTAAACTAATAACAGTGTTATCACCCGACCATCAAATGATAATTTAGTTGATTTCTAACATAAGACAAAGAGCTATGAAGAAATAGACAATCTCCTCTTCATAGCTCTTTCTATATTTTACTTGCCATCATTGCAAGTCTAATAAATCAGGAAGAATTTTATAATATTCACACTTCTGCTTCAGTATCTCCAGCATGTACCAATCATATCAAAAATCTTTGTCACTTATACAACTGTTCCATTGAAAATCTATGAACTCTCAAATAGAATTTTAAGACATCTTCCAATGCATAAATTGGAACTGGTCCAACTAAATCGCAGTCAACAACTCCAACTCCATACTGCGAAGCTTCGCTCTTAATCGTCTCAAAGACTCTATGTATTGGAGTTTTTTCATAATTCGTCAGATTCATTGATACTTGAACTATGCCCCCTCGATCTTCCAAAGCGAGTGCAATTGCCCGTACATTCTGATATCCACCAGTAGCGGCACGCACGGCCTTAACAATTTTCTTACCAATCTCAATATCCTTTGTTTGCAAATTTACATTAAATGCTACTAACGGGAACCGGACCCCCGTAACCGTGGCTCCACTTTTTGCATTGAACACATTGGGCCCTTCATCAGGATACCATTGTGGATCCTTCATTTTTTCTTCAAGGCCTTCATATTGACCCTTTCTGATTTTGGGTAAGCTTTTTCTCTCTTCCCTAGTAGCAGCGTCTTCATAATAATAAACAGGAACACCCAAATTACCCATAAACTTTCCATATTCCCTGCAAATTTTTAATGCTTCTTCGGTTTCAACGTTCCTCACGGGAATAAAGGGAACTACATCTACAGCGCCAATTCGGGGATGAGCCCCACTGTGATGACGCATATCAATAAGTTCTATTGCCTTGGCTGACAAACGTTTGGTAGCTTCCAAAACATCAGTTGGATTGCCCTTGAAAGTAAATACTGTCCGATTATGATTGGGGTCAGACGAAATTTCCATTACATCAATTGGATTACCATCAAGCATAGCATCTTTTATTTTATTAATAACGGCTTCATTGCGCCCCTCACTAAAATTAACTTCCGCCATTAACGTTTTTTCCATTTTACGACCTCCCTATCAACTCTTAGTAACACTAGCCAGCAGTTTTAACATATCTTCTTTAAATTTGGTTCTTCACGGAAATTTGTGGACTAGAAGACATTTGACTATTGAAAAAGGACATTAACTCCTCCAAAATATAAGCGACGAAACCATACCTTGGGAGGAGAAAATGTCCTTTACTAATTACACTATTCAAAATAATGCAGAATGTCAAGATGTCTTTTACAATGTCTTCATGCCGGAAGACCCTTTTGATGACAGCCAGGAGATTGTTATTTGCAGTGAAAAGAAATATACCGACTTCCGTTGTCCTAAATGTGGTCAGAAAATGTATTCTTACGAGCCATTTTCTACCTACTTGAAAAGTTTTCCTGCGTATCCTGAGCATACCAGGATGATCCGCTTTGAAGGGCATCGCTTCCGTTGCTCCTGCTGCCATGCAACCATCACTGAGCCTATTCCCTTTAAATATCCCGGGACTCGCATTACCATGAGGGCTTCCCTTTGGATTGAGACGCTGCTTCGTAATGGAATCCCTGCCAATGCAATTGCCAAGATGTCAGGAATTCACTGGAGCACGATTCGCTATGTCCACAAACAGCTCATGGATGAATCTCTCGATAAATATGAAATGGAATTGGAGCTGACCTCTTACAAGCCCCGTTTTCTGGCCATCGATGAGTTTGCTATCCATAAGGGACACACTTATGCCACTTGCGTCATGGATTTAGCGACAGGTTATATTCTCTGGGTCGGCAGAGGTCGGGCGATAGCTGACTTCGAGCATTTCTTCAAGGAATATGATCAGACAAAGCTGACAGAGGTCAAGGCAGTCGCCATGGATATGAACGCTTCCTACAACAAGCTGGTACAAGAACATCTGCCGCAAGCTAAGGTCGTGTATGATCGTTACCACATGCAGGCTCAATTCGGGAAGGAAGTATTAGGTGTAGTAAGACTTGATGAGGCCAGAATGCATAGGGATAAAGCCAGAAACATGCAAGAAGCATTAAAAGACGCAAGCAATGAAGACAAGCCGGCTTTGAAAGAGCAGATATTCAATGAAAAGAAGAGCTACCACAAATTGAAGAAAGTCCGCTGGCCGTTACTCACCAATGAAGATAGGCTGAATCCTAAGAACAAAGAAGCGTTGCAGGCCATCTTTGCAGAGCACGAGGATCTGGCAATATGTTATTCCATGAAGGAAGAGATGGTAGCCCTCTATGAATTAAGGGACTATGACAAGGCTCTTGCAGGATGGAAGCGCTGGTTTAAAGCTGCACTAGGCAGCGGGATTCCGGCCCTGGTTAGGTTTGCTAAGATTAAGCTGCCAAGGATAGACGGTCTGGTGAACCATGCCCTGTACCCGATAAACACAGGGAAGCTTGAGGGTTTCAACAACAAGATTAAAGTGGCCAAAAGAAGAGCGTACGGATACAGAGATGATGAGTACTTTTTCACGTTAATTCGCTACCTCTCAATTCCGACCGTAAGAGGTATACTCCCGAAAAAAACGTGAAGAACCTTAAATTTAAGAACTATGGTCTCGTCTTTAATCAATGACAAATTTGCTTCGATATTTAAGGCACAATCTTTTATCGCACTTTCAGCCATATAAATAGCAAATAACAAATCAGAAAGACATGCCGGATTTGAATTGCCTAAGAGCATTTTTCCTAATTTCCAAACCCTAACTGACAAATTTCCATTATCTCTCGGCACTTCAGCGGCACCTACTGCAGCAAGCTGTATTGCATTTTTTCTTTGAGTTATTTCCACATCATTGCTTTTAGGAAGCTTAAATGCCTCAACAATTTGGCAATAAGCCTCCCGATCTTTTATACAACCGTTTTGTAGTTCAATGGATAATTTATCTGCATCTTCAGATATAGCTTTATATTTATTTTCGTCAAAATTAACTGGTTTCTTCATTGAAAGTTTAGCCACCATGGAAATCGTACTTGCCGCGATTGCAGATGCTAAAGCAGACCCGGCACCACCTCCAACCGTAGCATCATTCGAGTCAAGTAACTTTTTCAGAATCTCGAGAACATCTTTTTTCATTTTTTCTCCTTTTTGGGTACCCTTATTAAACTTTCAATACCATTTTCAAAATATTAAAGTCACTATTACAAATACTGCTATTGGATATGCCCATCTCTAACAATAATTTCGCCGTTTTTAATAACCAATTCGATCAATTGTTCGCCATATTGGTATATTAGATTTTCGAAATTAGGTGTATTCAACAAAATCAAATCTGCAACCTTACCCTTTGCCAGTACGCCTCTATCTTCTAAGGTAAGAGCTTTAGCTCCGCCATAAGTAGCTGCCCTAAAAGCCTCTGCAGGAGTAAATCCGTGACGCCGGCATGCCAATGTCAACACAAAAGGCATAGATACACACCAATTACCAGGACAACAGTTAGTTGCCAGCGCTAAAGTCATCCCACAATCAAGCATTGGTCTGGGATTAAAAGGTTTTGGATGGTTTACAGCAAAATCAATTGCAGGCAAAACAATCCCTACAACATTTGCTTCCTTTAGCTTCGGAAAAACGCTTTGTGGAGTATAGTTGAGGTGTACAGCAGATGCCATTTTCATTTCGGCAGCAAGGTCGGATCCGCCAATATACGAGTAAGCATCTGTATGTATGGTTGGAATGAGCCCATATTCTAATCCAGTGGATAATATTTTTCGACTATCTTCAGCCGTAAAATGCCCTTCATCACACCAGACATCATTGAATGTCGCCATTTTAAATTTCGCAACCTGAGGAATCATAGTATTGCATAGAAAATCAATGTATTCCTCTTTTTTCATATTTTCATCCCAGCCATGACCACCCAAGAATGTCGACACAATATCGATAGGCAAGACGGTTCCTAATAATTTATTTACCTCTAGCATTTTCATTTCTGATGACAATGTTAAACCATAACCACTTTTACTCTCTAATGTAGTCGTACCATTAATCATCATACGACGCATCCTGCCCTCTGACTGTTCTGCAAGTTTTTCCAAGGGAAGGTCACGTGTCATATGAACGGATGCATATATGCCAGTTTCAATTCCTAATTTTTTTAATGTTTCAGGATTAGAATCCGTTAATTTAACAGTGTATTCTGCAACACGTGAACCCCCAAATACTACATGAGTATGAGCATCTACAAAACCTGGAATTAGTGTTTTTCCTGAAGCATCAATTATTTTAACATCGGGTTCTGATTCCAAATTTGGATTCATATCTTTCTGGTAACCAACATTTTCTATTATTCCGTTACGGACAAATAAATAGCCGTTCTCAATCATTCCAACATTATGATTACTTTCACCCTGCATCGTTAAAATTTGACTAGCATTCTTAATAAGAACACAATTTGTAAACCTCATAGAAATCACCCTTACTTACAACAAAAGGATGGGGAAGGAAACCTGTTACCTCCTCCCCCATCTATGAGAAACTGTAGTTATTATGAACCTGTTTACTTTAATCCACCAAAGTTGAGATTAAAATAACCTCTTAACGCTTTGCTTTATATAACACATTGCGTGTTATTAGCGGACGTATTCACCTTCTGGGCCAAACGTAACTTTATCTGCGGGTTCCCACCACAGAGGAACTTTAATGCTTTCACCGCCAGCAATCTTTCCTTTTCCGTTGCAAACATCTTTCGCGGTTTGGAAGCCTGCCTGAGCATGACGTACAACACCAATTCCAGAGTCAGTAGTCATGCACGCAGCCAAACGGAAGTCTGCTTCATCGGTTCCGTCTGCGATCATTGTTACGCCAGTATGGACAGCTTCGCCCATGGAGTAGTTAGCTTGAATTGCGATAAGGTCACACATAGCGGCACAGTCAAGCAAACCATTCAGCATTGGCCAGTCGGAAATGTAGTCGCCGCCGTCAGGCATGTTTTCGGATTCAAATGTCGGATTGACGATAGAACCGGAATCAAGGTTGTCTCTAGAGAAAGCAACAGGACCCTTAACCTCGCCTTTTTTAATTAATTCATTAACAGCAAGAGCGAATCTCTTTCTTTCACCAAATCCCATGTAGCAGATTCGAGCAGGAAGTGCTTCAATAGGAAGATGCTTTCTAGCCAAGTTAATCCAGCGTTCCACAAGCTTATCGCCCTTACAAATTTCAAGGGCCAAATCATCAAGCCGTGCAAGATCTTGCGGATCCCCAGAAATACAAGTCCACCGGAACGGCCCACGTCCTTCACAGAACAAAGGTCTGATGTAAGCAGCTACAAAGCCTTCGATCTGTTTGGCCTCTTTTTCTGGCATACCAGCATCCATACATTCTTTTCTGATACTTGTCCCGTATTCAAATACCTCGACGCCACGCTTTTTGAAAGCAATCATAGCTCTCAACTGGCGTTTCATCGTCTCTCTTGCATCCTTCAGATATTTATCGCGATGTTCTCCACGATATTTATCGGCTTCCTCACCGGTATACCCTGAAGGGATGTAAGAAATTGGGTCATGGCACGGACACATTTCAGTAACAACATCAGGAATATAGTTCTTTCTGAGAGCTTCTTCATAAATATCAGCAGCATTTCCGATAACTGCAATTGAAATCGGGTCATCAGCAGCGACGTGCTCTTTCGCAATCTTCCAAGCTTCATCAAGGGTTTTGACCTTAATATCCATATAATTCTTAGAAATGCGTCGGTCGATTACTCTCTCATCTGCGTCAGCAAGAATAACGACTGCACCATGCATCTTACCTGCCCATGTCTGGTTTCCGCCCATTCCGCCAGCACCAGCAGTCATAAAGATCTTTCCGTGCATATCATTTTCCCAACCTTTTTTCAAAACGATAGCAGACAATGTCTCAAAAGTACCTTCAATTACGCCCTGAGTTCCAATATATTCCCAAGGAGCCGCCGTATATTGTGCGAAAATCGTAAGATTCTTATCCTGCAAATCATAGAAGCGTTCCCAGGTCGCCTTCATAATGTTGGTAGTAGCCATTACAACTCTAGGAGCTAATGTATGCGTCTTAAATACTGCAACGGGCATACCCGACTGAACAACAAGCGTTTCATCGTTTTCCAGGGTTTTCAACGATTCAATAATTGCATAGTACGATTCCCAGTTTCTGGCGCATTTTCCGTTACCGCCATAGATGATAAGAAGTTCAGGAGATTCCGCATTTTCCATATTATTTTCGAGCATACGCAGAATCGTTTCTTGCTTCCATCCTTTGCAGCGTAAGCTTTCAGGCTTATCAAAACCGCCTCTTTGTGCCTTTACCGAAAACAGAACTTCGGGTTTGCCAGCCTTCGGTGCAAACATGTTGCCACCATTTTGAGTCATTTTCTTTTCCTCCATTTCGTAAATTAAATTTGGTTTGAAAAAATCTTTCTAACCACGAGTACACTTGCATTATATTTTTATCAAGTCGAGGGTTCGTCGAAGAAACTTTTGTTATTTTTCGGATTCTATCGTCGATATGTTTTCAATGAGTTGGTACTCTGTTTCCATTGGAATAGAGCGTCTCCGTTCTTACTGCATGAAAAATTATACCCTCTACACTTTTTATTTAAGTTCTATGACTTTTTCTAAGATAGCGCATGCCTGCTACGGTTCATAGGCCAATAAGTCATTATGACTGCCCCATTCAGGAACTTAATTTGAGTCCCGACCAGTCATTTCAATCGAAGATTAGGTGCTTTATACTGTTTCAGCTGGGCTCTAACAATACTTAGCTTTAACTTCTATGTACACCCAGTATCCATTTAAATGCAAACAAAAGCAGCTGTGAATTAGTTGAGCTCCGATATGGCATCGGTACTCAATTACTTCACAACTGCTTTTGTTCCGATATTATACTATCAGCTATTGCACAGTTGATTTGCACAGTACAGAAACTTTCGTAATATGTGACAATAAAGTTATTGTCCTA
Proteins encoded in this window:
- a CDS encoding urocanate hydratase gives rise to the protein MTQNGGNMFAPKAGKPEVLFSVKAQRGGFDKPESLRCKGWKQETILRMLENNMENAESPELLIIYGGNGKCARNWESYYAIIESLKTLENDETLVVQSGMPVAVFKTHTLAPRVVMATTNIMKATWERFYDLQDKNLTIFAQYTAAPWEYIGTQGVIEGTFETLSAIVLKKGWENDMHGKIFMTAGAGGMGGNQTWAGKMHGAVVILADADERVIDRRISKNYMDIKVKTLDEAWKIAKEHVAADDPISIAVIGNAADIYEEALRKNYIPDVVTEMCPCHDPISYIPSGYTGEEADKYRGEHRDKYLKDARETMKRQLRAMIAFKKRGVEVFEYGTSIRKECMDAGMPEKEAKQIEGFVAAYIRPLFCEGRGPFRWTCISGDPQDLARLDDLALEICKGDKLVERWINLARKHLPIEALPARICYMGFGERKRFALAVNELIKKGEVKGPVAFSRDNLDSGSIVNPTFESENMPDGGDYISDWPMLNGLLDCAAMCDLIAIQANYSMGEAVHTGVTMIADGTDEADFRLAACMTTDSGIGVVRHAQAGFQTAKDVCNGKGKIAGGESIKVPLWWEPADKVTFGPEGEYVR
- the ftcD gene encoding glutamate formimidoyltransferase; translation: MEKTLMAEVNFSEGRNEAVINKIKDAMLDGNPIDVMEISSDPNHNRTVFTFKGNPTDVLEATKRLSAKAIELIDMRHHSGAHPRIGAVDVVPFIPVRNVETEEALKICREYGKFMGNLGVPVYYYEDAATREERKSLPKIRKGQYEGLEEKMKDPQWYPDEGPNVFNAKSGATVTGVRFPLVAFNVNLQTKDIEIGKKIVKAVRAATGGYQNVRAIALALEDRGGIVQVSMNLTNYEKTPIHRVFETIKSEASQYGVGVVDCDLVGPVPIYALEDVLKFYLRVHRFSMEQLYK
- a CDS encoding DEAD/DEAH box helicase translates to MSYSASYVQERLKNELINYIKSQYFGKNPLLMQAIKDKLGAEGLLFQKPYIESSPAYKIDKNGFEKSGLDPWLKDFFLRLSKANLGIYPSPYTHQIKALEEFINGKDIFVATGTGSGKTECFMWPMLAKMANEAKNHADSWEKRGIRTIILYPMNALVSDQVSRLRKLLGDHDEKFAAIFRNVCGAQSRRPQFGMYTGRTPYPGENNTNENKALAKTLSHFLADSDDASNQYLEWLQKEGKMPSKHNLTDFIDKLKQNQHYTNPEDAELITRFEMQSLSPDILITNYSMLEYMLIRPIEGKIWKDTKSWLNFSPSNRLLFIIDEAHMYRGSAGGEVALLLRRLFHKLGIGRNRVQFILTTASMPQKNKEDITSIKTFFNNLTASESSEFVYITGDRKDSSKFASQEIPKEKFLAFDLEDFDSSEKNKFNALKTFWDGISGNHQSFTTLQDISSWMYDNLTTFKPFNKLLTLCRGSAVSLNELAQNIFPDYSHEEQLKAVNTLLTIAPLAKNEKGLILFPARMHMLFRGLKGVYACVNENCPHHVSKDRFTLGEVLLSDDKLICPTCHSPVYELYNDRRCGALFYKGYILENDLDKKRAYLWHYPGQLIDQRMKAIYLFIPPEGYNRRAKKNQAYQIKPCYMDCKSGYLYFDDSKAGCEGYRKLYYSEYVENGKPKEFVFKTCPHCEHALMHTQFTSFQTKGNQAFNNLIETQFDLESPVPGKSQDRYPNEGRKVLLFSDSRQRAAKLARDMSETSEAEVIRQLFILAIKMMQTNKDLSLDDLYGFFCLVCNSKHLNLFSGKENSDFKRHVEYEQINKERCKKRNKDYVPKKKSNNAIFTFQCYLLRLFSGGYNTFYDTAMAWLMPQESICDDTVFDIHEVIPGITESDFIELFNAWLLKIFDSSTALGHTISNECRLEIRPSYGKEYGLKEDWEFSNVIKSLMGWKKNSEEQKKIRDIFTRNFLEEGPGGKLFVKLDAVTPYFDPNHIWYRCKQCAEITPYRLKGCCPFCGSDQIHELDATDKEALKFWNKPIERALNGEKIQLINTEEHTAQLSHKDQRDRLWSKTEEYELRFQDLIKEDEKPVDILSSTTTMEVGIDIGSLVAVGLRNIPPMRENYQQRAGRAGRRGASLSTIVTYCEDGPHDTMYFENPEPMFRGDPRRPWIDIMSEKLIYRHLNLIALEDFCFTKGQSLDKLPTSEFINSYLEEFFSFLNIFSLPKNSILLPRGFNFNITKFRNELKEEVTELETHLKKHPELYDQNIGQNRSSKKSLLDALYEMGTIPTYMFPKNVVSTYISDANGKVNYEVSRGLDVAINEYAPGRSVVVDKQTYQIGGLYYPGSEYRPKSYTSPAKAFLEDNNYVKGIKRCPDCGWFGLASDDYKKCPFCGNPNLVDDLPMVRPWGFAPKNGEPIHVAQLEEEYSAVGQPIYSTVPDENDVKKVPGIKWMNSAVRQNQRIIMINKGVDNQSGFMICEDCGAIMPGNDEKALKNVNRPYHINKNRPCHHMSTKNIDLGFDFITDMLVLEIPLNPSLINVDRKRNLWLNRAAQSLSEAIRLVACQELDVEFTELVTGYRVRNTNNSTSIDLYLYDALSSGAGYAIEVGANIAHLIDLVEKKLESCTCESACSKCLKHYRNQQIHGLLDRFAALDLLRWAKYGKLPDAIPIKRQLELLDPVKNILEDAKITLEIKGNKLYRVDHDTKKELIVYPAMWKKPKNPEIVYVSDIYLKYAKPYAVDMISNQ
- the hutI gene encoding imidazolonepropionase, yielding MRFTNCVLIKNASQILTMQGESNHNVGMIENGYLFVRNGIIENVGYQKDMNPNLESEPDVKIIDASGKTLIPGFVDAHTHVVFGGSRVAEYTVKLTDSNPETLKKLGIETGIYASVHMTRDLPLEKLAEQSEGRMRRMMINGTTTLESKSGYGLTLSSEMKMLEVNKLLGTVLPIDIVSTFLGGHGWDENMKKEEYIDFLCNTMIPQVAKFKMATFNDVWCDEGHFTAEDSRKILSTGLEYGLIPTIHTDAYSYIGGSDLAAEMKMASAVHLNYTPQSVFPKLKEANVVGIVLPAIDFAVNHPKPFNPRPMLDCGMTLALATNCCPGNWCVSMPFVLTLACRRHGFTPAEAFRAATYGGAKALTLEDRGVLAKGKVADLILLNTPNFENLIYQYGEQLIELVIKNGEIIVRDGHIQ
- a CDS encoding cyclodeaminase/cyclohydrolase family protein, with the protein product MKKDVLEILKKLLDSNDATVGGGAGSALASAIAASTISMVAKLSMKKPVNFDENKYKAISEDADKLSIELQNGCIKDREAYCQIVEAFKLPKSNDVEITQRKNAIQLAAVGAAEVPRDNGNLSVRVWKLGKMLLGNSNPACLSDLLFAIYMAESAIKDCALNIEANLSLIKDETIVLKFKVLHVFFGSIPLTVGIER
- a CDS encoding ISL3 family transposase, with protein sequence MSFTNYTIQNNAECQDVFYNVFMPEDPFDDSQEIVICSEKKYTDFRCPKCGQKMYSYEPFSTYLKSFPAYPEHTRMIRFEGHRFRCSCCHATITEPIPFKYPGTRITMRASLWIETLLRNGIPANAIAKMSGIHWSTIRYVHKQLMDESLDKYEMELELTSYKPRFLAIDEFAIHKGHTYATCVMDLATGYILWVGRGRAIADFEHFFKEYDQTKLTEVKAVAMDMNASYNKLVQEHLPQAKVVYDRYHMQAQFGKEVLGVVRLDEARMHRDKARNMQEALKDASNEDKPALKEQIFNEKKSYHKLKKVRWPLLTNEDRLNPKNKEALQAIFAEHEDLAICYSMKEEMVALYELRDYDKALAGWKRWFKAALGSGIPALVRFAKIKLPRIDGLVNHALYPINTGKLEGFNNKIKVAKRRAYGYRDDEYFFTLIRYLSIPTVRGILPKKT